A genomic region of Denticeps clupeoides chromosome 17, fDenClu1.1, whole genome shotgun sequence contains the following coding sequences:
- the pparab gene encoding peroxisome proliferator-activated receptor alpha b, whose amino-acid sequence MVDMESYYNPPSPLEDSVLDSPLCGDFIGGMEDLQDISQSIDDDTLSTFDVPEYHSSSLGSSSESSTVIDPLTPASSPSSGVFGTAAGSEEFSSASLNLECRVCADRASGYHYGVHACEGCKGFFRRTIRLKLEYDKCERHCKIQKKNRNKCQYCRFQKCLSVGMSHNAIRFGRMPQSEKLKLKAEILTGEREVEDPQLADQKTLAKQIYEAYLKNFNMNKAKARTILTGKTSTPPFVIHDMETLQLAEQTLVAKMVSSASGLQHKEVEVRIFHCCQCTSVETVTELTEFAKSVPGFTALDLNDQVTLLKYGVYEALFAMLASCMNKDGLLVAYGSGFITREFLKSLRRPFSAMMEPKFQFAMKFNALELDDSDLALFVAAIICCGDRPGLVNVPHIERMQEDIVQVLRLHLLANHPDDAFLFPKLLQKLADLRQLVTEHAQLVQEIKKTEDTSLHPLLQEIYRDMY is encoded by the exons ATGGTAGACATGGAAAGCTACTACAACCCCCCGTCTCCTCTGGAGGACTCGGTGCTGGACAGCCCGCTGTGTGGGGACTTCATCGGGGGCATGGAGGACCTGCAGGACATCTCTCAGTCCATCGATGACGACACCCTCAGCACCTTTGATGTGCCAGAATACCACTCCTCCAGCCTGGGCTCCTCGTCAGAGAGCTCCACAGTGATAG ATCCCCTGACTCCAGCGTCCAGCCCGTCGTCCGGCGTGTTCGGCACAGCGGCCGGGTCCGAGGAGTTCTCCTCGGCCTCCCTGAATCTGGAGTGTCGTGTGTGTGCAGACCGCGCCTCAGGATACCACTACggtgtgcatgcatgtgaggGCTGCAAG GGTTTCTTCAGGCGAACCATCCGCCTCAAGCTGGAGTATGACAAGTGCGAGCGCCACTGCAAAATCCAAAAGAAGAACCGGAACAAGTGCCAATACTGCCGCTTCCAGAAGTGCCTGTCTGTGGGCATGTCCCACAATG CCATTCGCTTTGGTCGGATGCCACAGTCAGAGAAGCTGAAGCTGAAGGCCGAGATCCTGACTGGGGAGAGGGAGGTGGAAGACCCGCAGCTGGCTGACCAGAAGACCCTGGCCAAGCAGATCTATGAGGCGTACCTGAAGAACTTCAACATGAACAAGGCCAAGGCACGCACCATCCTGACAGGCAAGACAAGCACACCG CCCTTCGTCATTCACGACATGGAGACCCTTCAGTTAGCTGAGCAGACCCTGGTGGCCAAGATGGTGAGCTCAGCATCGGGTCTTCAGCACAAGGAGGTGGAGGTCCGCATCTTCCACTGCTGCCAGTGCACCTCTGTGGAGACGGTGACCGAGCTTACTGAATTCGCCAAGTCCGTGCCGGGTTTCACCGCCCTGGACCTTAACGATCAGGTGACCCTGCTGAAGTACGGCGTGTATGAAGCACTTTTCGCCATGCTGGCCTCGTGCATGAATAAGGACGGCCTGCTGGTAGCCTACGGCAGCGGCTTCATCACGCGGGAGTTCCTCAAGAGCCTGCGTCGGCCCTTCAGCGCGATGATGGAGCCCAAGTTTCAGTTCGCCATGAAGTTCAACGCCCTGGAGCTGGATGACAGTGACCTGGCGCTGTTTGTGGCGGCAATCATCTGCTGTGGAG ACCGGCCGGGCCTGGTGAACGTGCCCCACATAGAGCGCATGCAGGAGGACATTGTCCAGGTGCTGCGGCTCCACCTGCTGGCCAACCACCCCGACGACGCCTTCCTCTTCCCCAAGCTCCTGCAGAAGCTGGCAGACCTGAGGCAGCTGGTGACGGAGCACGCCCAGCTGGTGCAGGAGATCAAGAAGACAGAGGACACCTCGTTGCACCCCCTCCTGCAGGAGATCTACCGGGACATGTACTGA